In the genome of Acanthopagrus latus isolate v.2019 chromosome 17, fAcaLat1.1, whole genome shotgun sequence, the window CAGTTTAGATTTATAGAAAACTGACTtgcaaaggggaaaaaaagatccCTGTTGCAgtatgcagcatttttttttctcagaatatGAGTTTCCTGCTTCACTGCACTCACTGCAGTATATAATAAAGCTAATGTGATTGATAAAGTTGCTGCAGAAGCGAATCACCAATGTCATCATCCCATTACACGGATGATGTCCTGGCTGTATTATTGTGATAAggattcttctttttctgtttttaatcaggAACGGGGTGCTCGTGTGGAAAGATACCGATCGCAGTGACTTTTACATTCCTATTAAAAGTAGAGAAACTTGGGAATAATCTTAAAttaagatttagatttagattttgaGATATCTTGCTCCTAAACATATACATCCTTATAACATGTCTTTTTGGACTGGTGGAGAGAAAACTTCCAAAATACCAAAAACCTTCGACACCAATACATCAGCAAAATGAAACATGGATATTTATTCGAGAAATGTGTGCAAATTAGTGCATATTTAACTTTATTTGAGGAAGAGCACACAGGAACTCTGGTCTATCGTCAGGAACATTTTCCACCGATAAGTGGCTGAGCACCTGTAAAcacttttagtgtttttaaaggtgagTAACTCGAAAAGTGTAAACTATGATGTTAATCCTGCATGAGTGTAATTGTTTCAGAAGCAGCATATCAGTGTCCAGTTTTTCTACAGAGCATCTAAATGTAGCATCTCAAGACGGCGGtacaaatattttataataaatttAATAAAGTCATGCAGTTTCATTCACAAAACTATTCCAAAAAACCTTTCACTTCTTACTCAACTGTTGTTGCGaaagaatgtgaatgtgaacatgatTCGGTTTACTCCACCATGGAAAATGGCAGACTTTCAAGTTAAGAGAAAAGAATCGCACCATGTGCCACAGTCCATCCTTCCTTGCTGCAAAggaaatatttgctgttttatgtCTCAGTGTCATTAACAGCAATTGTGCTTCCAGTAAATCTTAATCTGCGTTATTCCTCAACGTCCCCCCGctctctctgatctctctgCTTTTGGTCTGTCAGAGGAAGTCTTTTGACAGTGCTTCTCCAAAGTTGGGTGCAGCCATGAGAATAGCGATGGTGCAGATGATGTTGAATACACTGAATCCCACCAGGAACAGGCGGTCGATGACAGCAGCGGCAAACTGCCACTGCTCTGCCAAGCTGAGCTGCCGGTCCTGCTCCCTAACACGTTCGACTAAGAACTGCACCTCCGCCAGGAGAGCCTGCAGCTGGCTGTCTACTGCCACAGATCGAATCACACTGCTGTGGGTATGTAAGGCAGCCGATCTCCCTGCTCCTGCCACAGCCTCCAGACCGCAGGGTCCAGAGGATGTGGTCGATTGATCCGGATCTGGGGACACTTGAGTTTCCTGTGGGGAGCTCCCAAACTTGGAAGATGGGAGGTGGTGATGGATAGGTGTATCTCCAgctggtcctcctcctcctgctgtggatccctctccttctcctccacctaGTCCACTGTTAACCCTCCCGTAACTTGTGGCTCTGCTTCTCTGATTTGGGTCCAGCTCTGCCGTGGTCTGGAAGGTCTGGAAGCCCATGTAAAGCAGATGACCGTTGGGCTGCGGGTGTGGATTGGGGCTTGGATCTCTGTGGCCGGGATTAGGATGGATTACAGGCTGAGGATTGGACCGGAGGGACAGAGGGTGTGACAGAGGGTGGTTGAGCTGAGCCAGGCTGGCCTGCAGGGAGTTGAGGCTCtgggggaggatggagggcaCCGGCgtggggatggtggtggtggtggtggttgtggtgggAGAGGACAGGGTCTTGCTCTGAGAGTCTGCCTGGCTTCCGGAAAGAGTCGGTTCTGCTCCCTCTCCTGGACGCTTCATCCGCAGGAACCAGGGAACCCACTGCAGCAGAACCAAGTGCACCTGGCACACAAGGGCACAAGATTTCTTTTATTGGCCTTCAACATATTGCTGAGCAAGTACAAGCACACCCAGCTCCTGCTATAAATCTTGATATAACATTTTATCCCCGCCTACGCTAATCACTGTGttgcttgtttaaaaaaaaatgtcatacaagcctttattttatcatatttatttacattactgCAAATGAACTGTTGACCTGggttaataaaaaagaaagaaaagtcagcCCCAAGGCTTTTAATTTCTGAATTGATTAAACAACTCGACTGTTAACTATTCGAAGCACTGCATGATCAGGTACATAGCTGTATTAAATGAAGTGTTAGTCCTAATGAAGCTTCACACC includes:
- the LOC119005738 gene encoding CHRNA7-FAM7A fusion protein-like isoform X6, whose translation is MQWYDHYLQWNQSEYPGVKNLRFTPDQVWTPDILLYNSAHDKFDATFKTNVLVNSSGFCEYLPPGIFISTCNVDVRWFPFDIQRCELKFGSWTFDGWLLDIQMKEADVSGYMPNGEWDLLEVPGGRHEVFYDCCAEPYPDVTFVVTLRRRTLFYALNLLIPCVLLSSMTLLVFLLPANSGEKISLGITVLLSLTVFMLMVAEIMPATSDSVPLIGQYFASTMVIVGMSVVATVIVLQFHHHNPNNGQMPRWVHLVLLQWVPWFLRMKRPGEGAEPTLSGSQADSQSKTLSSPTTTTTTTTIPTPVPSILPQSLNSLQASLAQLNHPLSHPLSLRSNPQPVIHPNPGHRDPSPNPHPQPNGHLLYMGFQTFQTTAELDPNQRSRATSYGRVNSGLGGGEGEGSTAGGGGPAGDTPIHHHLPSSKFGSSPQETQVSPDPDQSTTSSGPCGLEAVAGAGRSAALHTHSSVIRSVAVDSQLQALLAEVQFLVERVREQDRQLSLAEQWQFAAAVIDRLFLVGFSVFNIICTIAILMAAPNFGEALSKDFL
- the LOC119005738 gene encoding neuronal acetylcholine receptor subunit alpha-7-like isoform X5 → MERPVANDSQTLTVQFSFTLIQVMDVDEKNQIITTNAWLQMQWYDHYLQWNQSEYPGVKNLRFTPDQVWTPDILLYNSAHDKFDATFKTNVLVNSSGFCEYLPPGIFISTCNVDVRWFPFDIQRCELKFGSWTFDGWLLDIQMKEADVSGYMPNGEWDLLEVPGGRHEVFYDCCAEPYPDVTFVVTLRRRTLFYALNLLIPCVLLSSMTLLVFLLPANSGEKISLGITVLLSLTVFMLMVAEIMPATSDSVPLIGQYFASTMVIVGMSVVATVIVLQFHHHNPNNGQMPRWVHLVLLQWVPWFLRMKRPGEGAEPTLSGSQADSQSKTLSSPTTTTTTTTIPTPVPSILPQSLNSLQASLAQLNHPLSHPLSLRSNPQPVIHPNPGHRDPSPNPHPQPNGHLLYMGFQTFQTTAELDPNQRSRATSYGRVNSGLGGGEGEGSTAGGGGPAGDTPIHHHLPSSKFGSSPQETQVSPDPDQSTTSSGPCGLEAVAGAGRSAALHTHSSVIRSVAVDSQLQALLAEVQFLVERVREQDRQLSLAEQWQFAAAVIDRLFLVGFSVFNIICTIAILMAAPNFGEALSKDFL